In one window of Protaetiibacter larvae DNA:
- a CDS encoding RNA polymerase sigma factor, with amino-acid sequence MNADTAARVRALVDSASGDLLGYLVRRVSPAEDAADLLGEALLIAWRRRRELPDDPERARMWLFGVARRVLANHHRGVRRRLALAERLHLELAGFAAAQSGDPADSDEGREVRAAVAALPDELRELVMLVHWDGFGIGEAAELLGVNASTARTRYQRARGLLAAALVGEPAVG; translated from the coding sequence GTGAACGCCGACACCGCCGCCCGTGTCCGTGCGCTCGTCGACAGCGCGAGTGGTGATCTGCTCGGCTACCTCGTGCGCCGCGTCAGCCCCGCGGAGGATGCCGCCGACCTGCTCGGCGAGGCGCTGCTTATCGCGTGGCGCCGCCGACGCGAACTGCCCGACGACCCGGAACGGGCCCGGATGTGGCTGTTCGGCGTCGCCCGGCGCGTGCTCGCCAACCACCACCGCGGGGTGCGGCGACGGCTCGCGCTCGCCGAGCGGCTGCACCTGGAGCTGGCGGGCTTCGCGGCAGCACAGTCGGGGGATCCGGCGGATTCCGATGAGGGGCGAGAGGTGCGGGCCGCGGTCGCCGCGCTGCCCGATGAGCTGCGCGAGCTCGTGATGCTCGTGCACTGGGACGGCTTCGGCATCGGCGAGGCGGCCGAGCTGCTGGGGGTGAACGCCTCGACCGCCCGCACCCGGTACCAGCGGGCGCGCGGGCTGCTCGCGGCGGCACTCGTCGGCGAGCCCGCCGTGGGCTGA
- the mfd gene encoding transcription-repair coupling factor, whose translation MGLASLIPVLARAHTFATALASASTDGDFSAVEGLRVPLLAGLLARRSVSAGRGQALLAITATSRESQAVAEAFASWAPDALVLPFPAWETLPHERLSPSAETVGRRLRSLRELRRWQEGPRERPLVLVASVRAALQPLAPGLDVLEPIALTPGGRGYELASLAIRLAELAYSRVDLVTRRGEFAVRGGILDVFPPDAEHPVRAEFFGDELEQLRGFSVADQRSLPGEVATVELPPARELLLTDAVQQRARELQHEFAAIAPMLAKIAEGIPVEGMESLTPALVGRLVPLTDYLPDDAAVAVLSPERVATRSLSLSETNREFLEAAWSAATAGAAAPIDLQGSLDTGDFLTVSGLQLQARPRSWWTISPFDAGDDEVARIDARAIPSFAGQADGAAGHVANLLKGEWSVAIAAAGHGLVDRAAQVLAEHGMAARVVDAVPADPEPGVAYLVMGGVEGGFELDEARLALLSEAEFYGRAVGIDSRQPKKLASRRRNVVDPLQLKAGDHVVHETHGIGRFVELVTREVAGGGRVSRGPLGTQHEKVTREYLVIEYAPSKRGQPGDRLYVPTDQLDQLTRYVGGENPALSKMGGSDWAAAKGKARKAVRDIAVELVKLYSARMASAGHAFGPDTPWQRELEEAFPFAETPDQLQTIDEVKADMERPIPMDRLISGDVGYGKTEIAVRAAFKAVQDGKQVAMLVPTTLLVRQHLETFTERFAGFPVHLRALSRFQTEKESKATIEGLERGEVDVVIGTHRLLSEQVRFKDLGLVIIDEEQRFGVEHKDALKKLKTNVDILAMSATPIPRTLEMAVTGIREMSTLATPPEDRHPILTYVGPRSDKQITAAIRRELLREGQVFFVHNRVSSINRVAAEIAELVPEARIAVAHGQLSEHVLEQVIVDFWERKFDVLVTTTIIETGIDIANANTLIIDAADKYGLSQLHQIRGRVGRGRERAYAYFLFDGDKPLTETAQDRLETIAANNELGGGMQIALKDLEIRGAGNLLGGEQSGHIAGVGFDLYLRMIGEAVSAFRGDVAEGQTELRLELPVDARIPEHYIESERLRLEAYQKLSTASAPASPDETLDRVIEELVDRYGELPEAVQQLVAVSRLRRQAQKAGLGEVVAMGGRMRLAPLEVPDSIQVRLQRMYPGVKFFAAQRAVNVPMPEGLEDAELIAWVGQLLTAATG comes from the coding sequence GTGGGTCTCGCGTCATTGATTCCGGTGCTGGCGCGCGCCCATACCTTCGCCACCGCGCTTGCGAGCGCGAGCACCGACGGCGACTTCTCGGCCGTTGAGGGCCTGCGGGTGCCGCTGCTGGCGGGGCTGCTCGCCCGCCGCAGCGTGAGCGCCGGCCGCGGTCAGGCGCTGCTCGCGATCACCGCGACGAGCCGCGAGTCGCAGGCGGTCGCCGAGGCTTTCGCATCCTGGGCGCCGGACGCCCTCGTGCTGCCGTTCCCCGCCTGGGAGACCCTGCCGCACGAGCGTCTGAGCCCCTCCGCCGAGACGGTCGGCCGACGACTGCGGAGCCTGCGCGAGCTGCGCCGTTGGCAGGAAGGCCCGCGCGAGCGCCCCCTCGTGCTCGTCGCCTCGGTGCGCGCCGCCCTGCAACCGCTCGCCCCCGGCCTCGACGTGCTCGAGCCGATCGCCCTCACCCCGGGCGGTCGCGGATACGAGCTCGCCTCTCTCGCGATCCGCCTCGCCGAGCTCGCCTACAGCCGCGTCGACCTGGTCACCCGTCGCGGCGAATTCGCGGTGCGCGGCGGCATCCTCGACGTCTTCCCCCCGGACGCCGAGCACCCCGTGCGCGCCGAGTTCTTCGGCGACGAGCTCGAGCAGCTGCGCGGCTTCTCGGTGGCCGACCAGCGTTCGCTCCCCGGCGAGGTGGCGACGGTCGAGCTGCCGCCGGCTCGCGAACTGCTGCTCACGGACGCCGTGCAGCAGCGGGCGCGCGAGCTGCAGCACGAGTTCGCCGCCATCGCGCCGATGCTCGCGAAGATCGCCGAAGGCATCCCGGTGGAGGGCATGGAGTCGCTCACGCCGGCCCTCGTCGGGCGGCTCGTGCCGCTCACCGACTACCTGCCGGACGATGCCGCGGTCGCCGTGCTCTCGCCCGAGCGGGTCGCGACGCGGTCGCTCAGCCTCTCGGAGACGAACCGCGAGTTCCTGGAGGCGGCCTGGTCGGCCGCCACCGCGGGTGCTGCGGCCCCCATCGACCTGCAGGGCAGCCTCGACACGGGCGACTTCCTCACCGTCTCCGGTCTGCAGCTCCAGGCGCGCCCGCGATCCTGGTGGACGATCAGCCCCTTCGATGCGGGCGACGACGAGGTGGCCCGCATCGACGCCCGCGCCATCCCGAGCTTTGCCGGCCAGGCGGACGGTGCCGCCGGTCACGTCGCGAACCTGCTGAAGGGCGAATGGTCGGTCGCGATCGCTGCCGCCGGTCACGGGCTCGTCGACCGAGCCGCCCAGGTGCTCGCCGAGCACGGCATGGCGGCGCGCGTCGTGGATGCGGTGCCCGCCGACCCGGAACCGGGTGTCGCCTACCTCGTCATGGGGGGTGTCGAGGGCGGTTTCGAGCTCGACGAGGCACGCCTCGCGCTGCTGAGCGAGGCCGAGTTCTACGGGCGCGCGGTCGGCATCGACTCCCGCCAGCCGAAGAAGCTCGCGAGCCGCCGCCGCAACGTCGTGGACCCGCTGCAGTTGAAGGCGGGTGACCACGTCGTGCACGAGACCCACGGCATCGGGCGCTTCGTCGAGCTCGTCACGCGCGAGGTCGCGGGCGGCGGGCGGGTCTCGCGCGGCCCGCTCGGCACCCAGCACGAGAAGGTCACCCGCGAGTACCTCGTGATCGAGTACGCGCCGTCGAAGCGCGGGCAGCCGGGCGACCGGCTGTACGTGCCCACCGATCAGCTCGACCAGCTCACCCGCTATGTGGGCGGCGAGAACCCGGCGCTCAGCAAGATGGGCGGATCCGATTGGGCGGCCGCCAAGGGCAAGGCCCGCAAGGCGGTGCGCGACATCGCCGTCGAGCTCGTCAAGCTCTACAGCGCGCGGATGGCGAGCGCCGGCCACGCCTTCGGCCCCGACACCCCGTGGCAGCGCGAGCTCGAGGAGGCGTTCCCTTTTGCCGAGACCCCCGACCAGCTGCAGACCATCGACGAGGTGAAGGCCGACATGGAGCGGCCCATCCCGATGGATCGCCTCATCTCGGGCGACGTCGGCTACGGCAAGACCGAGATCGCGGTGCGCGCCGCCTTCAAAGCGGTGCAGGACGGCAAGCAGGTGGCGATGCTCGTGCCCACCACGCTGCTCGTGCGCCAGCACCTCGAGACCTTCACGGAACGCTTCGCAGGGTTCCCCGTGCACCTGCGGGCGCTCAGCCGGTTCCAGACCGAGAAGGAGTCGAAGGCCACCATCGAGGGGCTGGAACGCGGCGAGGTGGATGTCGTGATCGGCACGCACCGGCTGCTCTCCGAGCAGGTGCGGTTCAAGGATCTGGGGCTCGTCATCATCGACGAGGAGCAGCGCTTCGGGGTGGAGCACAAGGACGCCCTCAAGAAGCTCAAGACCAATGTCGACATCCTCGCGATGAGCGCCACCCCCATCCCGCGCACTCTCGAGATGGCGGTCACCGGCATCCGCGAGATGTCGACCCTCGCGACCCCGCCCGAGGACCGGCACCCGATCCTCACCTATGTGGGGCCGCGGAGCGACAAGCAGATCACCGCCGCGATCCGCCGCGAGCTGCTGCGCGAGGGGCAGGTGTTCTTCGTGCACAACCGGGTGTCGTCGATCAATCGGGTGGCGGCCGAGATCGCCGAGCTCGTGCCGGAGGCGCGCATCGCGGTCGCCCACGGGCAGCTCTCGGAGCATGTGCTCGAGCAGGTGATCGTGGACTTCTGGGAGCGCAAGTTCGATGTGCTCGTGACGACGACGATCATCGAGACCGGCATCGACATCGCCAACGCGAACACCCTCATCATCGACGCGGCCGACAAGTACGGTCTCAGCCAGCTGCACCAGATCCGCGGGCGGGTGGGTCGCGGTCGCGAGCGCGCCTACGCCTACTTCCTGTTCGACGGCGACAAGCCGCTCACCGAGACCGCCCAGGACCGCCTCGAGACGATCGCCGCCAACAACGAGCTCGGCGGCGGCATGCAGATCGCCCTCAAGGATCTCGAGATCCGCGGCGCCGGCAACCTGCTGGGCGGCGAGCAGTCGGGGCACATCGCGGGCGTCGGCTTTGACCTGTACCTGCGGATGATCGGCGAGGCGGTCTCGGCGTTCCGCGGGGATGTCGCGGAGGGCCAGACCGAGCTGCGGCTCGAGCTGCCGGTGGATGCCCGCATCCCGGAGCACTACATCGAGTCGGAGCGGCTGCGGCTGGAGGCGTACCAGAAGCTGTCGACGGCGTCGGCGCCCGCCTCGCCCGACGAGACGCTCGACCGGGTGATCGAGGAGCTCGTCGACCGCTACGGCGAGCTGCCGGAGGCCGTGCAGCAGCTCGTGGCGGTGTCGCGCTTGCGGCGTCAGGCGCAGAAGGCGGGCCTCGGCGAGGTGGTCGCGATGGGCGGACGGATGCGGCTCGCGCCGCTGGAGGTGCCCGACTCCATCCAGGTGCGGTTGCAGCGCATGTACCCGGGGGTGAAGTTCTTCGCGGCCCAGCGTGCGGTGAACGTGCCCATGCCGGAGGGTCTGGAGGATGCCGAGCTGATCGCCTGGGTGGGGCAGCTGCTGACGGCCGCGACGGGCTGA
- a CDS encoding FUSC family protein: MASRPPSRWRRALVEALLTVAAVAATAGTAWLLAPEPGPVTLAGMLAMTLSRSQLERDVRGRVEAAIALPVIGLAAAGTGALLVGVPWAGAAVYVLAMFASVWVRRFGARWRRIGALLALPFIAVLIAPAPHPSGWGAVGAVFPAIIALVAFGWVTVLQLLARGLRMLPPAVPPTSDADRASTLRPSASTRLAIQLAASVAVAFVVGFTVFADRWAWIVLTVVVVALGNAGRADVLAKGVQRVAGAAVGTVLAVGCAGIAISPGAGVAVLAVALFLAVLLRPVAYLWWALFFTLALAVLQQLTGGGFVLGERLEEIALGTVLALAAAWFLLPVRTELVLRRRLGEVLAALQEGSDAELAAAVARLDKAAAPYGPLLRIRPGARRPRAAGWIAATRRALAGPRPPAARVGAARRAVREPDALQAALDALAG; this comes from the coding sequence TTGGCCTCGCGACCACCGTCCCGCTGGCGCCGCGCCCTCGTCGAGGCGCTCCTCACCGTCGCCGCCGTCGCCGCGACCGCCGGCACCGCGTGGCTGCTCGCCCCGGAACCCGGCCCGGTGACCTTGGCCGGCATGCTCGCGATGACCCTCTCGCGCAGCCAGCTCGAGCGCGACGTGCGCGGCCGGGTCGAGGCCGCGATCGCCCTGCCGGTCATCGGCCTCGCCGCGGCGGGCACCGGCGCGCTGCTGGTCGGGGTGCCCTGGGCGGGCGCGGCGGTCTATGTGCTCGCGATGTTCGCCTCCGTGTGGGTGCGTCGCTTCGGCGCCCGCTGGCGGCGCATCGGGGCCCTGCTCGCGCTGCCGTTCATCGCCGTGCTGATCGCCCCCGCGCCGCATCCGAGCGGCTGGGGCGCGGTCGGGGCGGTGTTCCCGGCGATCATCGCGCTCGTGGCCTTCGGGTGGGTGACCGTGCTGCAGCTGCTGGCCCGCGGCCTCCGGATGCTGCCCCCCGCGGTGCCCCCGACATCGGACGCGGATCGTGCCTCGACCTTGCGCCCGAGCGCCTCGACGCGGCTCGCGATCCAGCTCGCCGCATCCGTCGCGGTCGCCTTCGTCGTCGGCTTCACGGTGTTCGCGGATCGCTGGGCGTGGATCGTGCTCACCGTGGTGGTGGTCGCGCTCGGCAACGCGGGGCGCGCGGATGTGCTCGCGAAGGGCGTGCAGCGGGTCGCGGGCGCCGCCGTCGGCACGGTGCTCGCCGTCGGCTGCGCGGGCATCGCGATCTCGCCGGGGGCGGGGGTCGCGGTGCTCGCGGTCGCGCTGTTCCTCGCGGTGCTGCTGCGGCCGGTGGCCTACCTGTGGTGGGCGCTGTTCTTCACCCTCGCACTCGCCGTGCTGCAACAGCTCACCGGCGGCGGCTTCGTGCTGGGGGAGCGGCTCGAGGAGATCGCACTCGGCACGGTGCTCGCGCTCGCGGCGGCCTGGTTCCTGCTGCCGGTGCGCACCGAGCTCGTGCTGCGTCGGCGGCTCGGCGAGGTGCTCGCCGCCCTGCAGGAGGGCTCGGATGCGGAGCTCGCCGCCGCGGTCGCGCGCCTCGACAAGGCGGCGGCGCCCTACGGGCCGCTGCTGCGCATCCGTCCGGGCGCCCGGCGCCCGCGGGCCGCCGGCTGGATCGCCGCCACCCGTCGGGCGCTCGCCGGCCCGCGCCCGCCTGCCGCTCGCGTGGGGGCCGCGCGCCGCGCCGTGCGCGAGCCCGACGCGTTGCAGGCCGCGCTCGACGCTCTTGCGGGCTGA